A window of the Trichoderma asperellum chromosome 6, complete sequence genome harbors these coding sequences:
- a CDS encoding uncharacterized protein (TransMembrane:9 (o49-74i81-98o104-123i135-154o166-189i201-222o273-291i340-358o364-385i)) — MTLASCSPNAKFVNTTHFDFAPTVSSMSTAEPFYHKPLPLSAVRYNLRAISAFGIFGFANTVLPHIIFSGLYLIIPFPRPIVLVIELLPALAIELLFPHALHYVPHWACPVFVASCWILATITTNASPPNVVAPIRILIAILASASTAAGKVFFSSQLSLYGKTALAGWGTGIAAGSALRDILPTLLTLYTNMVLRDCIKYTYCLLLATVAAYFLILPSPLIQYELENLAAEGELTPEIEEQKLSLLSEEIPSSDMSFGVRFNRNMHLLGSKLFRLCINPLLLVTAVQVLVSPGTTRASAILPIFPRYSAFSAAHDFAFQYGNLLARSTALLFRTRRLRLIFALLVFCTTAAILNTAFLLTSNVYFLFGVLFTIGWLGGMMYMGIFGAAMDYLGRNPEADAEFALGSIGIGETAGILIGSLAGVTFDTQLCGLAKRSGRWCSTLP; from the exons ATGACCTTGGCTAGCTGCAGCCCCAACGCCAAATTTGTTAATACGACTCATTTCGACTTTGCACCTACAGTATCCAGTATGTCTACAGCGGAGCCTTTCTATCATAAGCCTCTGCCCCTCTCCGCTGTTAGGTATAATCTACGGGCTATTTCTGCTTTCGGAATTTTTG GCTTTGCAAATACCGTTCTGCCTCATATCATTTTCTCTGGTCTTTATCTCATTATCCCATTTCCTCGGCCTATTGTATTGGTTATAGAACTTCTTCCGGCTCTCGCCATCGAGCTCCTCTTCCCGCATGCCTTGCATTATGTACCGCACTGGGCTTGTCCAGTTTTTGTTGCAAGTTGTTGGATCTTGGCTACAATTACCACCAATGCCTCGCCTCCGAATGTTGTAGCACCTATCCGCATCCTAATTGCGATACTTGCATCAGCAAGCACCGCAGCTGGAAAAGTTTTCTTCTCGAGCCAGTTATCTCTTTATGGCAAGACGGCTTTGGCGGGATGGGGAACAGGAATCGCAGCTGGGAGTGCACTACGCGACATACTTCCAACACTATTAACGCTTTATACAAATATGGTGTTGCGAGACTGCATAAAATATACCTACTGCTTGCTTTTGGCTACAGTAGCGGCGTACTTTCTGATATTGCCTTCACCTCTAATACAATACGAATTAGAGAACTTGGCAGCTGAAGGTGAATTAACGCCTGAGATTGAAGAGCAGAAGCTCTCACTTCTCTCTGAAGAAATACCTTCCTCAGATATGAGCTTTGGGGTACGCTTCAATCGGAATATGCATCTCCTGGGCAGCAAGCTCTTTCGACTCTGTATAaaccctcttctccttgttaCCGCAGTACAGGTCCTTGTGTCTCCTGGCACAACTCGCGCTAGCGCTATACTACCGATATTTCCACGATATTCAGCATTTTCAGCTGCACATGACTTTGCGTTCCAGTATGGGAATCTATTAGCTCGCTCAACAGCTCTTCTATTTCGCACCAGGAGATTAAGACTCATCTTTGCCTTATTGGTATTTTGCACTACCGCTGCAATTCTCAATACAGCATTCCTTTTGACTTCAAATGTATATTTCTTGTTTGGTGTTCTATTTACCATCGGTTGGCTGGGCGGAATGATGTATATGGGCATATTTGGAGCAGCTATGGATTATCTGGGTCGGAATCCGGAGGCTGATGCCGAATTCGCTCTCGGGAGCATTGGAATCGGAGAGACAGCGGGAATTTTGATAGGATCTCTCGCTGGTGTCACCTTTGATACACAGCTTTGTGGGCTGGCGAAACGAAGTGGCCGATGGTGTTCCACCCTTCCGTAA